One window of the Eucalyptus grandis isolate ANBG69807.140 chromosome 6, ASM1654582v1, whole genome shotgun sequence genome contains the following:
- the LOC104449491 gene encoding cyclin-A2-3 isoform X2 encodes MKKQTLRTTAVGAVNGRMTRARVAALHTSEEIIASESSRQSKQQDQNHTSQVKPKRAMSDGNGSAAKYAPAKRNKKTALQDVTNVLCSSLHKDCFNVTNILARNGKKVGKAPVKVSKVIKSASAEVLKPQSDLSEKTTTETVANELGSETGLQIIEHEEDTSSRLSSARCTKTNSQLAKDCSVTSSKNQEKGSVHEISTISEKPQVTDIDSDQKDPLLCSLYAPDIYSNLRVTELLRRPCCNFMDTVQKDITQSMRGILIDWLVEVSEEYKLYPETLYLTVYLIDWFLSQNYIERRRLQLLGITCMLIASKYEEICAPRVEDFCFITDNTYTREEVLKMESQLLNYFGFRIFTPTTKTFLRRFIRAAQALYVSPSLELEYLADYLTELTLVEYEFLSFLPSLVAASAVFLARWTLDDSRHPWNPTLEFYTSYKASDLKTTVSALQDLQSNAKECPLSAIRIKYRQQKFKSVALLTSAKIHEALF; translated from the exons ATGAAAAAGCAAACTCTTCGGACTACTGCCGTCGGAGCTGTTAATGGTCGAATGACCCGTGCTCGAGTGGCCGCATTACATACATCTGAGGAAATTATCGCTTCAGAATCATCTAGGCAGTCTAAACAGCAAGATCAGAATCATACTTCGCAAGTAAAGCCAAAGAGAGCAATGTCGGATGGGAATGGCAGTGCTGCTAAATATGCACCTGCAAAGCGAAATAAGAAGACAGCCCTTCAAGACGTAACAAATGTTCTCTGCAGCAGCTTACATAAAGACTGCTTCAATGTGACGAATATATTG GCTAGAAATGGGAAAAAGGTGGGGAAAGCTCCAGTCAAGGTTTCTAAAGTGATTAAATCAGCTTCAGCGGAAGTTTTGAAACCTCAGTCAGATTTAAGCGAAAAGACTACAACTGAAACGGTGGCCAACGAACTGGGTTCAGAAACGGGTCTGCAGATAATCGAGCATGAGGAAGATACATCTTCACGATTAAGCAGTGCCAGATGCACCAAAACCAATTCTCAGCTTGCAAAAGATTGTTCTGTAACGTCTTCAAAAAATCAAG AAAAAGGAAGCGTTCATGAGATATCAACAATTTCAGAGAAACCACAAGTTACCGATATTGATTCTGATCAAAAGGATCCTCTGTTATGCAGCCTTTATGCCCCAGACATCTACAGCAATCTACGTGTGACAGAG CTTCTCAGGAGACCTTGCTGTAATTTTATGGACACTGTCCAGAAAGATATCACTCAGAGCATGAGGGGGATCTTGATTGACTGGCTTGTGGAG GTATCCGAGGAATATAAGTTGTACCCAGAGACACTATATCTCACCGTGTATCTGATTGACTGGTTTCTGTCTCAAAATTACATTGAAAGACGGAGACTTCAGCTACTTGGCATCACTTGCATGCTAATTGCGTC GAAGTATGAAGAAATTTGTGCTCCACGGGTTGAAGATTTTTGCTTTATCACAGACAATACTTACACCAGAGAAGAG GTACTGAAAATGGAGAGCCaactattgaattattttggCTTCCGGATTTTCACGCCCACTACGAAAACTTTCCTTAG GAGATTTATTCGAGCAGCACAGGCATTGTATGTG AGCCCTAGTCTTGAATTGGAGTACTTGGCGGATTACCTTACGGAGCTGACATTGGTTGAGTACGAGTTCCTgagttttcttccttctctagttGCTGCATCAGCCGTATTTCTTGCTAGATGGACGCTGGATGACTCACGCCACCCTTGG AATCCGACGTTGGAATTCTACACATCCTATAAGGCCTCTGACCTGAAGACTACGGTATCTGCATTGCAAGACCTGCAATCGAATGCAAAAGAATGCCCTCTAAGTGCTATACGTATCAAGTATCGGCAGCAGAAG ttcaaatctgtgGCGCTGCTGACTTCCGCCAAGATCCATGAAGCACTTTTCTGA
- the LOC104449491 gene encoding cyclin-A2-3 isoform X1, with protein MKKQTLRTTAVGAVNGRMTRARVAALHTSEEIIASESSRQSKQQDQNHTSQVKPKRAMSDGNGSAAKYAPAKRNKKTALQDVTNVLCSSLHKDCFNVTNILARNGKKVGKAPVKVSKVIKSASAEVLKPQSDLSEKTTTETVANELGSETGLQIIEHEEDTSSRLSSARCTKTNSQLAKDCSVTSSKNQAEKGSVHEISTISEKPQVTDIDSDQKDPLLCSLYAPDIYSNLRVTELLRRPCCNFMDTVQKDITQSMRGILIDWLVEVSEEYKLYPETLYLTVYLIDWFLSQNYIERRRLQLLGITCMLIASKYEEICAPRVEDFCFITDNTYTREEVLKMESQLLNYFGFRIFTPTTKTFLRRFIRAAQALYVSPSLELEYLADYLTELTLVEYEFLSFLPSLVAASAVFLARWTLDDSRHPWNPTLEFYTSYKASDLKTTVSALQDLQSNAKECPLSAIRIKYRQQKFKSVALLTSAKIHEALF; from the exons ATGAAAAAGCAAACTCTTCGGACTACTGCCGTCGGAGCTGTTAATGGTCGAATGACCCGTGCTCGAGTGGCCGCATTACATACATCTGAGGAAATTATCGCTTCAGAATCATCTAGGCAGTCTAAACAGCAAGATCAGAATCATACTTCGCAAGTAAAGCCAAAGAGAGCAATGTCGGATGGGAATGGCAGTGCTGCTAAATATGCACCTGCAAAGCGAAATAAGAAGACAGCCCTTCAAGACGTAACAAATGTTCTCTGCAGCAGCTTACATAAAGACTGCTTCAATGTGACGAATATATTG GCTAGAAATGGGAAAAAGGTGGGGAAAGCTCCAGTCAAGGTTTCTAAAGTGATTAAATCAGCTTCAGCGGAAGTTTTGAAACCTCAGTCAGATTTAAGCGAAAAGACTACAACTGAAACGGTGGCCAACGAACTGGGTTCAGAAACGGGTCTGCAGATAATCGAGCATGAGGAAGATACATCTTCACGATTAAGCAGTGCCAGATGCACCAAAACCAATTCTCAGCTTGCAAAAGATTGTTCTGTAACGTCTTCAAAAAATCAAG CAGAAAAAGGAAGCGTTCATGAGATATCAACAATTTCAGAGAAACCACAAGTTACCGATATTGATTCTGATCAAAAGGATCCTCTGTTATGCAGCCTTTATGCCCCAGACATCTACAGCAATCTACGTGTGACAGAG CTTCTCAGGAGACCTTGCTGTAATTTTATGGACACTGTCCAGAAAGATATCACTCAGAGCATGAGGGGGATCTTGATTGACTGGCTTGTGGAG GTATCCGAGGAATATAAGTTGTACCCAGAGACACTATATCTCACCGTGTATCTGATTGACTGGTTTCTGTCTCAAAATTACATTGAAAGACGGAGACTTCAGCTACTTGGCATCACTTGCATGCTAATTGCGTC GAAGTATGAAGAAATTTGTGCTCCACGGGTTGAAGATTTTTGCTTTATCACAGACAATACTTACACCAGAGAAGAG GTACTGAAAATGGAGAGCCaactattgaattattttggCTTCCGGATTTTCACGCCCACTACGAAAACTTTCCTTAG GAGATTTATTCGAGCAGCACAGGCATTGTATGTG AGCCCTAGTCTTGAATTGGAGTACTTGGCGGATTACCTTACGGAGCTGACATTGGTTGAGTACGAGTTCCTgagttttcttccttctctagttGCTGCATCAGCCGTATTTCTTGCTAGATGGACGCTGGATGACTCACGCCACCCTTGG AATCCGACGTTGGAATTCTACACATCCTATAAGGCCTCTGACCTGAAGACTACGGTATCTGCATTGCAAGACCTGCAATCGAATGCAAAAGAATGCCCTCTAAGTGCTATACGTATCAAGTATCGGCAGCAGAAG ttcaaatctgtgGCGCTGCTGACTTCCGCCAAGATCCATGAAGCACTTTTCTGA